Sequence from the Longimicrobium sp. genome:
TTGGGTGTAGACGGTGCGGAGGTTCACTTGGTCCATCGGGTTCAGCCGCGCGCGGATGCCCACGCGCGCCAGGTCCGACTGCAGCTTCTGCCCCAGCACCTGATAGGAGATGCCGGCGACCGCCGCCTGGCCATAGGCGATCTCCATCTCGAACCCGTCCGGCACGCCGGCGGCCTGCAGCAGCTGCCGCGCCTTGTCCAGATCCTGCCTAAAGCCCACCTCGCGCGCGATCTGCTCCGTGCTGCCGTTGACGCCGATCGGCAGGAAGTGCGCCGGGCGGAGCGCGGCACCGCCGAGGAGGTTGCCCAGGATGCCGTCGTAGTCGATGGCGTGGCCGATTGCCTGCCGTGCCTCCTTCTTCGCCAGTGCCGGGTTGGCAGCCGGGTTCCCGGTCAGCGCCATGTACACGAAATCGAGGCTAGGCAGCCGGTCCACACGGACGTTGACGTCACCGCGCAACGTTGCGATCTGCTCGGGGATAAGGTTGAAGGCCGCGTGCACGTCGCCGCGGCGCACGGCCAGCAACTGCGCCGCGCTGTCGGAGAGGTGGCGGATCACGACCCGCTCGAAGGCGGGCGCGCCGCGCCAGTGGTTCGGGTTCCGCTGCAGCAGGATCTGGCCGTTCCGCTCCCAGCGCACCAAGCGGTAGGGGCCGGTGCCGGCGGAGTTGCCGTTCAGCCACTCCGTCGCCTTGTCCCGGTCCTTCGCCTCCGCGCCCTGCACGGCGCCATGCTGCAGCAGCACCGCCTTCTCGAGCACCGAGCATCCCGGGTTGCACAGGATGGGCAGAATCGGTGCGTTGGGCGCGTTCAGGATGAAATCCACGGTGTTGGCGTCCACCACCTCCACCCGGTCCACCGCCTTGATGTATTGCTGCGTTTGCTCCTTCATGTTGATCAGGCGGTCGAAGGAGAACTTCACGTCCTCCGCCGTCATGGTGGCGCCGGAGGCGAACTTGACGCCCTGGCGGAGCGTAAAACGCCAGCCGTCACCGCCTGGCCGCCGCTCCCATCGCGTGGCGAGGGAAGGCTTGGGGTTTATCAGGTCGTCCGGCTCCAGCGTCAGGAGGCTGTCGTAGCAAGCGGCCAATGTCAGCG
This genomic interval carries:
- a CDS encoding ABC transporter substrate-binding protein — encoded protein: MTVMSLSRRDLARLLGASAALLPLLHGGRALAQARRDTLVIGIDISDTITLDPVRQAQYTPPLTLAACYDSLLTLEPDDLINPKPSLATRWERRPGGDGWRFTLRQGVKFASGATMTAEDVKFSFDRLINMKEQTQQYIKAVDRVEVVDANTVDFILNAPNAPILPILCNPGCSVLEKAVLLQHGAVQGAEAKDRDKATEWLNGNSAGTGPYRLVRWERNGQILLQRNPNHWRGAPAFERVVIRHLSDSAAQLLAVRRGDVHAAFNLIPEQIATLRGDVNVRVDRLPSLDFVYMALTGNPAANPALAKKEARQAIGHAIDYDGILGNLLGGAALRPAHFLPIGVNGSTEQIAREVGFRQDLDKARQLLQAAGVPDGFEMEIAYGQAAVAGISYQVLGQKLQSDLARVGIRARLNPMDQVNLRTVYTQ